CAGGTCCGCCAGCGCCCGGCCGAACGGCAGGTCGAGGTCGCCGTCCATCAGCTTGTCGAAGAACGACGAGCCCTTGGGCAGCATGAGCAACTCCAGATCCTTCGACGGGTCGATGCCCGCTTCCTTCTTGGCGAAGGCGATGGCGTCGTCGAGCGTGCCGAGTTCGTCCACCAGGCCGTTCGCCTTCGCTTGACGGCCGGTCCACACTCGCCCGCCGGCCAGTTCCAATAGCTTCGCCTTGGTCATCTGCTTCTGCCCCGCGGCCACGCGCCCGGCCACCGCTTTGTCCGTGAACTGGTCGTACACCTCCTCGATGACCTCGGTCATCGCCTTCCGCTCGCTCTCGCTCCACTTGAACGTCGCCGAGTTGACCCCGGTGTTCTTCCCCCGGCTGATGACGTGCGTGGTGACGCCGACCCGCTCCTCCAACTTGCCGGTGACGATCTTCATCCCGAACACGCCGATGCTGCCGGTGACGGTACCCGGTTCGGCGAAGATCCGCCGGGCGTTCATACACACGTAGTACCCGCCGCTGGCGGCCACGTCGCCCATGCTCGCCACCACCGGCTTCTTGCACACCGCCAGCGCGCGCCAGATCACGTCCGAGGCCAGTGCCGAGCCCCCGGGGGAATCGACCCGGAGGACGATGGCCTTCACGGTCGGGTTCTTCTCGGCGTCGCGGATCGCTTCGACGATGGTGTCCGAACCGACCGACTGACCCCCGAGCAGGCTGAACCCGCCCTTCCCGGACGCGATCGCCCCGACGACGTGGATGACCGCGACCTTGGGCTCCTTCGTCTCCGATTTCTTCTTGGGCGACATGAGGTCCATGAGCGCGCCCAGCCCGCCGACGCTGTCCGCCTTTTTGGGCTTACCGTACCCGGTGACGATCTTCACCTCGTTCCGGCCGAGGGCCTTGGCGAACCCGGCCTCGAACTGGTCCTCGTACTGGAGCGCGTCCACGAGCCCGAGCTTGAGCGCCTTGCGGGCGGTGAACGGCCCCTCGTCGACGAGGGCCTCGGCAGTGGCGGGCGTGAGCTTCAAGTTCGGCCGCCCGGTGACCAGCGCGGCGACGAGTTCTTTGTCGAAGTTGTCGTTCATCATGCTGGTGATCTGTTCGCGGTTCTCGGGGCTCATGTCCGCCCGCAGGAACGGCTCGACGGCCGACTTGTACCCGCCCATCTTGAGCACGTCCACGTCCAGCGTGGCGAGCTTAAGTGCGTCCTTGTAGTAGCTCACTTCGGCCCGCAAACCGACCATGTTGAGCCCGCCGGATTCGGGGACGCTGATCGTATCGCACGCGAGTGCGACGAGGTATGCCTTGGTGTCGAATTCCTCGGCGTAGGCGAACGCCTTCTTGCCGGTGGCGCGGAAGTCGGCGACCGCCCGGCGCAGTTCGTTCACCTTGCCGAACCCGACGTGCAGCTCGTCGAGGCGGAGGTACAGAGCCGCCACGGTCTTGTCCTTGGCCGCGGCTTTGATGCGGTCGATCTTCTGGCGCAGTGTTTCGCTCCCGCCGCCGAACGGCCCGTCGGCCGGCGCGCCTTCGTCCATGTCGCCGCCGAGAACGATGTGGGCGACACGGGGCGCGGCCGGGGCTTCTTTCTTTGGCTCCTGAGCGACCGCGATGGTCGATTGAAACAGTAAAACCAGGGCGAACAACAGGCGGGGCATCGGGCGCCTCCAAGGGTGTTGTGTCGGACGTACGCGGATCGAAGAACGGTCGCCGCGTGAGCAGGCCGTTGCCATCGTTCCAGTGGATACCTGGCTCAGGTGGGCGGTGAGTTTCCGCACCGTTCGAGAACCGTTCTCCCGCTCTGCTACCCGACAAAATTTGTAGAGTTTCAGAGACTTTTCGCTGAACACCGCACAGCCTAATGTAAAAGCCTGACCGTGTGCAACTTCAGTGCGTTGGCCGCAGGCCGTTTAGTTCTCGGTCGGCCGTGCGCGCGTTTACGAGTCGGAGCGCATCGAGTGATCGAATGGCGAATCGCCGCCGCGTGGCATCGAAGTGGGTAATCTGGGCGCGGGCGAGCAAGTGGTTCAAGGCGCTCCGGGTGGGCGCCAGGACGTGCGGACGGTTCCCGCACCGAATCCGGCTCGCGCCCTCACCGGAGGTGACGTCGCGGACCCGGTGCAGGTTGTTCTCAATGGACCCGTGGTTGCGGTTGAGTTGCCGGGGCCGCGCCCGCGGGACGCCGGCGCGGGCTGGTGATCCCGTAGGGCGCTTCGCCCTCGACACGTCCGTCCGAGAACCGGCGCGTGCGGTGGAGCTGGAACCCGGAGCGATCCCGGGCCACGGCACGAGATATTTCGACAACGCCGGGGCGGCCCGCAGGGCGCGCGCCTCCACCCGACCGTGGCCCTCGTCGGTCGTCGCGGTATCCTGCTCAGCGGCCCGTCGGGCCTGTCGGTAGGGGAATTGGTAGGGGGAAAATGGGGCCGACTCGCCGAACGCGCGCGATGTCGTAGTGGAGCGTCGGTTGGTTGTCCTTGACCGTGAACGGGTACGCTCGTAGTGACGCCCTTGCGGCCGAACATGGCGTCCCGGGGACCACGGTTCCCTCGAGGGCAAGAGGCCCAAGAGTTCCCGTGCGGCCTTGTGCTCGTTGGTCTTGCGGT
This region of Gemmata massiliana genomic DNA includes:
- the sppA gene encoding signal peptide peptidase SppA → MPRLLFALVLLFQSTIAVAQEPKKEAPAAPRVAHIVLGGDMDEGAPADGPFGGGSETLRQKIDRIKAAAKDKTVAALYLRLDELHVGFGKVNELRRAVADFRATGKKAFAYAEEFDTKAYLVALACDTISVPESGGLNMVGLRAEVSYYKDALKLATLDVDVLKMGGYKSAVEPFLRADMSPENREQITSMMNDNFDKELVAALVTGRPNLKLTPATAEALVDEGPFTARKALKLGLVDALQYEDQFEAGFAKALGRNEVKIVTGYGKPKKADSVGGLGALMDLMSPKKKSETKEPKVAVIHVVGAIASGKGGFSLLGGQSVGSDTIVEAIRDAEKNPTVKAIVLRVDSPGGSALASDVIWRALAVCKKPVVASMGDVAASGGYYVCMNARRIFAEPGTVTGSIGVFGMKIVTGKLEERVGVTTHVISRGKNTGVNSATFKWSESERKAMTEVIEEVYDQFTDKAVAGRVAAGQKQMTKAKLLELAGGRVWTGRQAKANGLVDELGTLDDAIAFAKKEAGIDPSKDLELLMLPKGSSFFDKLMDGDLDLPFGRALADLKNVPGGAKAMQLMAPVLNAHKAPVQMLIPFHVEFK